In Fragaria vesca subsp. vesca linkage group LG1, FraVesHawaii_1.0, whole genome shotgun sequence, the sequence TAATAAGTATAAAAATATAAAAGTTTATTTTTTTAGAATAAATTATGTTTTATTTCTTATCTTTGAGCCTTGAAGAATGTGCAACATTTAATTCTTCTTTCCCTAAATATTTTTAGAGAATCTGTAAATATAGGGAAGCAAAGCTTCTTTTTCATCTCTTTCTCTATTTTAGAGAATGAGATAGGGAAGCTGTTGGAGTGGAAAATGACCTTATATTCCCCAAAATAAAGAAAATCAAACAATTTAAGGAATCTGTTGGATTTGCTCTGAGTGAGGTTATCATGATGTTATATCAATGGATTCGGTGTTCCGTTGCCCCAAAAGAAAAAAAAAAAGGTTGCTCCCAAAAGAAAAACATTGTTGAAAAGGTAAGATACATCCTTAATTTGAGTTGTCGACATACACAACACAATATGCTTGTCTATTGGGAGGCAAATGATAAATCCCATATCCAAGTTAAGGAACTCTCTTAATTAAGAATGTAAGATATATAAACATACTTTTGCTTGTCCTCTGGGTTAGCAGCGAGTGTTGCAAGCTCCTGTATAATAAACATCCTTGGATCATAGTCGCTTAGGGAGATGTAGCTTCTGAATAATGCTTGGCCTGTCAACAATCACCTTATTTAAGGCCTTCTTAAGGGACACTATCCCTTCACTTCCAGCCCCCAACCCTTTCACCCACAGCACAATCTTAGTCCTCCCACCTACTGTCACCATCTCCGCCTTCACCACCTTCCCTTTCCTTGACCTCAATTCCCTAGTCATGTCCGATATCAGCCCTGCCCTATCTTCGCAGCTAAATGTTGCCTTCACAAGACCTTCTTGCTTGCCTTCACACTTCTCTAAACTCAACTTGTTAACCCCGCTGGGAATAACACACTCACTGCCACTGCCACGACATGCTGCGTCAATGTCTGTTACCACCTTCTTTAGCTCCCTTACTTGTCGGACGGTCTCAGCGAGCACAGAAGCCTTGTCCATCTGTATGTAACATATGGTAAATATAAACTATACATCACACTCTATATCGTAAACTATTGCTAGTAAGAGAAAGCATCCCTTGCTATGTAGCATTGTAGCTTGTTGTATGTACAATTTGATATATGATTCTGCCTCATCAAATACATGTCAAGAGGAAAAAATAATTACTTTGATCAAGTTTGGAAGGATTTTACGAAGAGCTGCATATTGACTATTGATCCGCATCCTTCGTCTTCTCTCTGACTCACTGTGTTTCTTGGCCGAAAATACTTTGGCTTCTGCTGTTGATAATGATTTAGTGAATTTTTTGCTGTAGATGCTATTCACTTGACCTATACCATAGCGTTGAGGGAAGCCAATTTGCTTGGAAAAATAGCTTGGGGCGGAACCCATCGACATATCTTACTTTTGCTAGCTTTTACCTGTGTAAACATGGTTTCAAACAAGAATCAGAACAATATTAACAGATCAAACAAAAGTGCAAATAGAACAAAACAAATTGGAAAAGAAAGGGAAATGACCAATATCAGCAAAGAGAGGAATGCTACCTCTTGCAGAAAAACAACTGAAGGAATTACAATAAAACAATGGAGGGAAAGACAAATTTCTCTGTTATATAGGAAATGTTCTGCAACGAGGGCTTTCAAGAATAACTGAATTAGACTGTAATCACTGTATGATATTTCTCCATTAAAGCCACTATGCCAAGGTAGAAAATATCTTCATTTTAATGAAGACAATCATGACAAATTAATCAGACCTAGTAAATATCATTTATCATCCAGGTTATTACTTATAGGATCCTGTCATCTAAATGCTAGATATGGTGCGTGACATGATCTATTAGTTTTTCATGTGAAGATTCTTATTTATCATTGTTCAGTTTTCCTGGAAAATTTTTGTTATCAGCTGGTTAACAAAGAAGATCGTACTCATTTTAGGCCTCAATATGAAAGCGTGCTATAGTGTGGATTATAGCTGATTTTTGCTCCCGCGTGTTGTCTGTAATTCTGTATTAATTGCGCTTTAACTCAAATTTAACTACAATGATCGACACTAACTAATTTCTCTGTAATGTTAGATGAGACCTCAAATTCGTATCCCTCTTCCTTTAACACTGTAACACTGGTTCATTCACTTGCTAGACTACACAGGCACTTTTTCTAGACTACACAGGCATTGAGTTGGGATGTTATTGAAGAATGGATGAAGGGGGCTCCCCTAGCTGCCTCCATAAAGATATAGATGCCTATGGATATTCAAAAAATAAAAGAAGAACAATGGAAACGCCGAGATTGAACAAAACTGTTACAAGATTTTCTTATAGACCATCAATAGCAACTTTTATAGGTGAAACAAAAGAATTCAAAAATACTAAACACTTGCTTATTTTGTATCAAGCTTCTGCTTGAGACCTGAGAGTGCTTAAAGCATGTTTAGTAATGGTTGACAACAATGAACATAAGTGTATACGACTTCAGAACAATAACCAATATTGCTAAGCTGAAGAACACATCACAGTAGCCATAATTGGCAGTTGACCTGACATGTGTTAACTCTAATGCTCAACTTTCCATTCTAAAACACCGTATCATACTCATAATTGATTTGTATACAGTCTAAGCCCACAAACATGAATCTAGCAATGACATTGTCAAAACTCCAAATAAGATTTCGAAAACAAGATAGATGACCAACCGTCACTGAAAGGCACATTGAGGTAGGGTTAACTAGTTACTGCTTGGTAGTTAACCCACATTAACAGTAGAAGATAATAGCTGAACAAGACACTCAGAAACAAATGAAAACACCAAGCTAGTAAGGCAATTACTCCTAAGGAGAGCAGGATGTAAAAAAGAAATTCACATCAAACATTATTCAATCAAGAGGACTGAGCATATAATATAAAGCAACGCATGCTTTTCAAAAGCACAATTCATTTACTTCCAGGTCAATCTGAGCATGAAAACCCAGTCAGGGACAACAAAAGCAAACCAGAGCATATATAGATACACTCAATGGTCAATCCACTACTTCACTAGTAAAAGTTGGTCAGCTATTACCTTGATCACAGAACTACTTATCTCTAATTTCTACCATGAGATTAAAACACCCTTGTTTGATGAGTGATGACTAGTCTAGTAGTCACCACAAAACACCTGAGGTTTTCTTTCAACTCAAAACCCCTACACATTTCCAAACCCTCTCCTATCATGGACTATCCCCAATTCCACCAAAGACATCATCTTTACCTTCATAAAACTCCAAACCATCCATCTCACCATCCCCATCTCCACACTCACCACCCAACTCAACCTCCTTCCCCACCCCAACCCTCCCGCTCACCACATTCCCCATTCTCTTCTTGGTGCTCCTCACCACTGTTTTCGTCTTCAATCCCTTCATCCGCCTCGCCGGCGCCTTCATTCTCTTCACCGGGGCCTTCCCTCCACCCGAAAACCCCCCTCCACCACCCACATTCTTCACCACCACCACCTCCTCATCATCATCAGAAATCTCCACAACACAAACACCCTCCACTTCACTCTTCTTTTTCTTTAAATCCTCATCACTCTTTTTTGGGTCCTCACTATACTCCATAGGAAAATACCCATAAGTGAAATAGTACTGCTCCTTCCCCTCCACCAAAATCTCCGGCGCCGGCGGCCTGATCGCCGCGCCGTGAAAAGCCTTCCGGCAAATCTGACACCTCAGGCAACACTCCTCGAACACCTTCTTGTACATGAACATCCCATAGCAGTAAGGACACACCGTCCAGAACGTCTCTCCGGCGAGACCCTCTTCACAATTCTGGCTTTCCGGCCGGTTCTTGGGCCCATTTCGGAGACGGGTCTCTTCCCCCGGGTCGGACACAGCGGCCCAGGCCCGGATAACCAGCTGGAGCGCCTCGTCGGAAAAAGGGAAGGAGTTGTTTTCCGGGTTCAGGAGCGCCGTGAGCTTCTCGAACTGGGTCCGAACGAGTCGGCGGTTTCCCGAGTCGGGTCGGGTCAGCTGCAAAATGGGGTACCAGTCATTCGGGTCGCGGCGTTTCTCGGCGAGCAAGACGTCGGCGACGGCGAGGATGCGGTCCGGGATGGGGTTGTCCGGGTTGTAGCGTCGGGCAAAGAGAGCGAATTTGCGGCAGGAAGAGAAGTCGCCGTCGCAGAGGAGATTGGCGGCGATTCCGGGAAGCTTTTCGGATTCGGGTACCGGATTATCCATTTCTTTTCGCTCAAAGGTTTTCCTTTTTTGGGTTTAAGAAATGGAAGAGAGAGGGAAGCCAATCGGGTTTTTGAAGGAAACAGGGTTTTAGTGGACGAAAAGGGTAGTCGAGGTTTGGGGTTATTACGGGGAGAGTAGTTGGTGGGGTGAGAAGTAGGGTGGGTATTTTGGGGATTTAGGAAGGAGGAGTGTATCAAGGAAGATGCGAAGAGGACACGTGGCGGTTTCTTGGGGAGCAATCATCTATTGAATGCTGGACAGTGGAGCAGTGGAACAGTGAGAGTACTACAGACTTAATGGGGAGAAGGTGTTTCTTGGACCATTAAATTTGTTTCACCGTGTTATATTCAAGAGGTTGCGGAGGATATTGGGGCTGAGGTGCGGCAAATTGTTGATGAGAAGAAAGGGAGAGGAGAAGACCGAATTGGAACTTTTCTTCGGGTTAGAGTGTAAGGTTGAATGTTTTGCAGGAGGGCCTTGTGCGAACATTCAAATGTGTTTTTTGTTTTGTTTTTGTATTTACGCAAATTATCTAACTAATATAAATGGGATATCTTCTTGGTCCTAACATAGCCTGACCACATATGGATTTATCATGTTTTATCACCCAGGTAATTACTCATAAGATCCTATCATCTAAATGCTAGATATGGTGCGTGACATGATCTATTAGTTTTTCATGTGAAGTTTTTTGCTTATCATTGTTCATTTTTCCTGGAGAAATTTTGTTATCAGCTGACTATAGCTAAAAGAAGTTGTAGCCATTTTACGCCACCAATATCAAAGCATACTATAATGTGGATTATAGCTGGTTTTCGCTCCCGCATGTTATGTGATTATGTATTAATTGCACTTTAATTCAAATTTAACTACACATTTTAACTATGTTTGACACTAATTAACTAATCTCTCTGTAATGTTAGATGAGACCTCAAATTCGAATCCTTCTTCCTTTACGTTGTGTAACACTGGTTCATTCACAGGCATTGAGTCGGGATGTACAAAATTGTTACAATATTTTTAATAGACCATCCGATCGATCCATAGCAACAACTTTTATAGATGAAACAAAAGAGTTCAAAAATACTAAGCTTCTGCTTGAGACTCGAGAGTGCTTTTAACAAATTAAGCATGTTTAGTAACGGTTGACAACAATGAACATAAGTGTAGATGACTTCCAAACAATAACCAATATTGCTAAGCTGAAGAACACATCACAGTAGCCATATTTGTCAGTTGACATGCTTTGATCGGAATCTTTTCAGAAACATACAATGAGCATTAGTTAAAAGGGTGATGACACATACACATCATAACCAAAAAAAGACATATACATCATATATAGCTAGCTTGATACATATACACATACACATCATAACCAAAAAAACCCAATTAAGCGCTTAAACACTGGAGCCTCTATATATGTCCTCATCAACATTTATGCACCGAGAGTTCTGATCTTTCATAGGACCAAATAGTTGTGCCCTGAATACACAGGTGATCGAGCTAAGTTTCCCATGCATCAACTTCAAAATTTACATGTTAGAATGTTGACCCATGTTAGATCGTGGTACTGCTATAGAGTATGTTTTTGGCGCTCTTCAGAGTATGATTTTACATCACCAAATAAGACGGAATTTAAGTAATTGAGCATGATTTATGAAAATTAAAAAATCTCATAGGGTAAAATGAATTTAATCTTAAAAATTTTACATTACGTTGTCTGAGAGAGAAAAAAAAGTGGAAAAGAAAAGAAAAAAAATGAAGTTTATGCTGCCGCATTGGATGTGTCTACAACTTCCATTCTAATTGAGTCACCTCTCTATAAGTAACAGCCAGGCCAAGCTATGATTACCATAAACCAAAACAAAAACGTTATGAGTTCTATCATGGACCTCAATGCGTTCACGAACCCGGAGATGGCTTCTAGGGTTAGGGTTAGGGTTCCGAAAAACAGCCAAATTTCATGCTTCTTCTTCAACCCTAATATTACGCCTCCAAAATCCCAAAGTCGACCCTTAATAGCCCTCTTGCAGAGGCCGAGGGTAGTTAAGGCTACCACCAAAGATGCTACTGGTGAAACAAAACTTTCAGATTTGAGGGCTCTTCTGACGTCGCAGTCCCCTTGTTACACTGACTATGGCTTAATCTACTACACCGTTCTAGTTTCGGTATGAAGCTCCGTCCGGTTCCAATTTAATCACAGATTAGTACATACTTTTAAATATATATATATATACTTCGATCTCGATCGCACATACTTAGATTATAGATATCATTTGCTTTGATTTTGTTTAATTAAACTAATATGCTATTATTTGTCCTGGATGTCAGTGTTGTGAGATGAGTTGGATATTGAAAAACTTGCCGGAAATCCCAGGGGAGTCAAAGAAAGAAGCTCGCTCTTTCTTGCGAGGAATTGTTGACGAGTTTAGCATCGGTGATGCGTTAGAAGTAAAGAGGAGGGAGGAACGGATAGGGATTATTAGTCGTGTTAACGCAGTCGAATACTTCTTGAGGCAAGATGCAAAGCAGATCCACACATAGCTTTGGTACGTCTGATAACATGTTTTTTGTTGTAAATATTAAATATATGTGGATGTCCTTATAAATACTCATTAGTTATGTCCTTAAGATGTAAATCATACTCCTATATAAAAGAGCCTAATGAGAATGAAAGTGACACTTCTTCCTCCTCCTGCATTTTGTTCTTCTCTTTTCTCTCTATCTTATTCTTAGTTTATAACACGTTATCAGTACGATTTCGCTCATTCGTTCTATGAACTCCATGACGATCTATGAGATATTGATGTAACTTTTGTTGCTTATTATTCATACTCACGATCTATGAGTTCGCTTCTATTTTGATTATATCTTGTCTACATATATACTTTGTTTGTATTGCTCAATTCTATGTTTACAATTGCTTATATTAGTGAGCTTGAAGTTTCGCTAATAATCATTTTGAGATTGTGAACCTGAAGGTCAAAATTACATTAGACTTGGAGATCTAATTGTGTAAGCATAAACCTGAAGTTTTATGCATGTACATGTGATCCATTGTTCACAAGATTCGAACCTGAAGTTTCGATATTGATATTTTTTTCTTATGAACATGAAATTCTAAACAACATAATTGGATCCATGATCAATGTGGTCTCTGATGCAAGATTATTGCTTAAGACCATGAACCATGATCTATGAGTTTATGAGTTTATAGGTGATCTATATATTATTGATTTAGATCAAGAATCTATGGTTCTTATTCCCATTTGTTTGGATGAGTTTTGCAATATCATGGTGCAATTCTATGCATTTTTATGGATAATTTTATGGAACTTTTGAACACATGTTCAATATAAGACACTAAGAACCATTGTTCTACCAAGAGCCATGAATGGACACATTTGCGTCTTCTAATATGGATCCTGATATGGCTATAGATGTAGCTATAGTAACCATTTTTGACGCATGCCTTAACATTTAGTGGCTCTCTACGAAGCCCTCTGACAAAGGCAATAAAGCTAAATTCAATCATACGTACTAATAGTCTCATTGAGATTCATTTGGACAATTTGTGGACAATGAGAAACATGTTGATATGATCAACAAATGATGATATTTGATTATAGCTATTATTGTTGTAGTAATGAACATTAGTTGCAAGTTGCAACCATGTTAATGAGACTATTACCATTCTTTTACTTGCATTATGTGGGAGTTATTGAATTGATGTGTGAGTTATTGATTTAATGTGGGAGTTACTGAAATAATTAACTCAGTTTACTACCATCATGTGATAAGTTATTTTTTTAATGACTCTTCATATTACCATTTTTATTATTCGGGGTTGTTATCAATAGTTTTTTTATTACCATGATTTCTATCACCATTATCTTACTATTGTGTAAATTACTCTTATTAATAACGGTTCTTAATTTCATTTTTATAATTATGTGATAATAAAACAAAATTTTATCTTCCGTCATGATCGGGCATCTTCTTCTCTTTCCAACGCGTAACATGCTTTGCATCTAGTAATTTCCTTATTATTGGCTTTGGTCTAGTAACTGACGATCAGGTAAAGTGTACATATAAAAGTTTGTTTTCCACTAAGTTTCTAGCGGAGCTTATCGTATCTTTACGAGTCAATTAGTTATCTTCTTCATCTCACTCTATTTTGATTGGAAAAGTAATGGTACAACATAGTTGTTTTTCCTGGACTAGTGTCAATCTATGATTTTCTGGACTGGTATTCATTGATGATAGTTATCGTATTATTACGTTTAATTTCATTTGTTGCAGTAATATATTCTATTGTTGCTTATATTTTATTTCATTTTATTATGAAGGTATGAACATGGATCATGAACACGTTCAATTTAAAATTGGAGAAAATATTTGTCTTGCTGACAATGCCACCACACATATAATCCTTCATGATCAGAAATTTTCTCCATCTGAGTGCATTCTTTAACTAATGTGACCACCATATATGGTATTGCCAATTTGGTTGAAGGCTTCGGAAGAGCCCACATTAGTCTTCCAAATGAAACTCAGTTGCCCGTTAAAGAGTCTTTGTACTCTCCTAGATCAAGAAGGAATTTCCTAAGTTTCAAGGATATTTGTTTGAATGGATTTCATATTCGGACCACAAACAACAAGAATGTGGCATATGTTTTCATTACTTCCTATATTATGAGCCAAAGCCACGTATTGAAAAAGTTGGTTGGCCTATTATTTGGTTTATATTACACACCATTAAGTCTATTGAGACATTGTCATGTTATGAACCAGAAGTTCAAGGACAACGATACATTTATGCTTTGGCATGACCGTTTAAGTCACTTTAGATCTACAATGATATGTAGAATATTTTTATACAAATTCCAATGGTCATCCATTGTTGACAAAACATAATTTTGTCAAGCTTGTTCTCAATGAAAATGGGTAATTGGACCCTCTTATGCAATCAACAAGGACTAGAAGCTCCTCAGAGTTATACAATATGGTTTTCTTATCATCCTTAATTATATGAGGACCTGAAGCTCCTATTTATTTTGATACAATGTTGTTGTGAAATTAGAGGAGAGAAACAAGATTATCATATTCGTGAAGGTAACTAGACTAGAAGTTCTTGTATTTCTTATGGAACTAGATGTTTCCATTGTCACATTTTATTTATTCTTGTTCCTTACCATTTTAGAGTTTGTTAATTATTTTTCTCTTCTAAACTTTATTGTTACTCATAAGGGCTAACAATCCTATATCTTA encodes:
- the LOC101310270 gene encoding transcription factor bHLH131-like, giving the protein MSMGSAPSYFSKQIGFPQRYGIGQVNSIYSKKFTKSLSTAEAKVFSAKKHSESERRRRMRINSQYAALRKILPNLIKMDKASVLAETVRQVRELKKVVTDIDAACRGSGSECVIPSGVNKLSLEKCEGKQEGLVKATFSCEDRAGLISDMTRELRSRKGKVVKAEMVTVGGRTKIVLWVKGLGAGSEGIVSLKKALNKVIVDRPSIIQKLHLPKRL
- the LOC101310559 gene encoding uncharacterized protein LOC101310559, whose product is MDNPVPESEKLPGIAANLLCDGDFSSCRKFALFARRYNPDNPIPDRILAVADVLLAEKRRDPNDWYPILQLTRPDSGNRRLVRTQFEKLTALLNPENNSFPFSDEALQLVIRAWAAVSDPGEETRLRNGPKNRPESQNCEEGLAGETFWTVCPYCYGMFMYKKVFEECCLRCQICRKAFHGAAIRPPAPEILVEGKEQYYFTYGYFPMEYSEDPKKSDEDLKKKKSEVEGVCVVEISDDDEEVVVVKNVGGGGGFSGGGKAPVKRMKAPARRMKGLKTKTVVRSTKKRMGNVVSGRVGVGKEVELGGECGDGDGEMDGLEFYEGKDDVFGGIGDSP